The Parafrankia discariae nucleotide sequence ATGTCGACCGACAGATCGTGCTGCTGCGGACGGACAAACTGACCAAGGCTCAGGGCATTCTGCGTCTACTCGCCATCCTCGGCCTCTGGCTGCCGGCCGCCGTTGTGGCACTCGCCGCACTGGGCGTATGGCTGGCGCCCTCGCACCGTGCCGGGCTCATGGCCACGGGCATCGGAATGGGCGTGACGCTGATCGTGCTGCTCGTGGGACTGGCCGTCATGCGCCAGATCTATCTGGACTCCGTCCCGTCCGACACCCAGCCGCAGGACGCGGCAGCGGCCATCTACGACACTCTCCTCCGTTTCCTACGCGACAGCGCGCTGACCTGGCTGACCATAGCCATCATCATCGTGGTCGCTGGATATCTCTACGGGCCGGGACGCGGCGCCCGCGCCGTCCGCGACGCCGCCGCCCACGCCACCGGGGCCGTCGGTCGGCCCGCGGCCCGGGTGGGTGTCCGTACCGGCGGCGCCGGCCGCTGGTTGGACGGGCATCGCCGTCTCACCAGCGGGATCGTCATCGGGGCCGGGGCGCTGGCCTTGGCGCTGTGGAACTCTCCGACCCCGTCATCGGTCGCCCTCGTCCTCGTGGTGGTCGTGGTTATCCTGGCCGCGCTGGGTGTCCTTGCCGCTGCCGGCACCACCCGACCCAGTCCCGGGAGCCCCGATGGCAGGCCTTCCGGCGACGTCGTGGGGCCGCCGACCACTAACCCCCACGCCGATACGCACGGGTAGGGTTCATGCTGGCGGCCGGCCAACGGCGATACGGATCAGCGCGGGGAACATCCCTCGGACACCCGGCCGCACGGCCGGGACCCCGGGCGCGTGCAGTGGAATCCGAACGCGCACGGCCGCCGGAAGCGAGCGGAGATTTAGCGGCGGCGGCAGGCACAGCGCCTCCCCGTCCACACCGACACTGACCGGTCGTGCGGAGTCGATTCGCATGGTGGGGCTGGTCCACTGGTGAAAACCGTGGAACCGGCTGATGGCACCCATGGACTCGAGCGCGACGAGGGCGGGTAGGTCGCGAGCGCGATCGACACACAACGCCGCCATGCCAAGCCGGCCGCTGTCGAGCCGGGGCCGGGTACCGAAACCACCAAGGCTGTGCAGCTGGTAGGCGTTGTTGGACACGAGCAGGACGTCCGCGGTCGATCCGGCGCGACCCTCCGGGCCGGTGAAGCGAAGATCCCACGGAGCGCGGTCCACGCCCAGCAGGTCGGGCAGCATCGCGGCCGCCGTTCCCATCTTGGCGTCACGGTAGCTGTCGGATTGCACGATCTCGGCGTAGACGCCGAACGAGACGTTGTTGACGAACACTCGGTCACCGACCTGACCGAGGTCAACGCGCTGCTCGACAGCGAGGTCGAACGCGTCGAGCGCCCCCACCACATCCGTCCGGTCGAGCCCAAGGTCAAGGGCGAAGTGGTTACGAGTACCGGCTGGGACGCAGACGAACGCCAGCCCACGCCGCCGCGCCACATCCGCGACCAGTGCCTGCGAACCATCGCCGCCCGCCATGCCCACCACGTCGGCTCCGCGGTCGGCGGCGTCCTCGGCGAGGGAACGTAGATCAGCGCCTTCCGTGAGGGTAACGACCGTGATCCCACGCCGGGCGGCCTCCTGAGCGAGATCGTGGCGGTCGGCGGCGCCACCCCCGGAGCGCGGGTTCACCAGCAGGACGCCGTACCGGGCGGCTCCGACCATGAGCCCCTTTGGTCGGTGTCGTCCGAACGCGCCGCGCGCCGCGGTTCCCGACGTGACGAGCAGGCATGCGGTGACCAGCACGGTAGTCAGGCCGACCACCCCCCCGAAGGCGATCAGGCCGCCGAGGGTGAAGGCCGCCACGACAGCCGCGCTCAGACGGCGCAGCCCCCGTCCGACCAGCGCCGTCCAGCCCGCTACCAACACGATCGTCACCGCGGCGACCGAAACCGGCAAGGCGATCGGCCGGTCGATCAGCCGGACGAATATGACAACGACCGCCGCGGCGAAGCTCACCAACGCCGCTGACGCCGCCACCCGCCGGGAGCGTGACACCGGCGCTCCCGCACGCCGCCCCGGCCGGCGAACCATCCAGGAAAGCACGATCACCCGTCCTTCCGAGCCTCATGACCGCTCCGTCGTGATCAGGTTCTCCTCGTGGGGCGCACCCCATTCAGCCCCTGGTGTGCCGCACCCCCGCAGACCCGCTGGTCGCGGCGCCGGTCGGGCGCGGCTCACTTCCTCCCGTTCATGGCCGAATTCCCCAGAGGCCATTTCATACCCCCGACGATCGGATATACGAAGACACCAAGAAATAATATTACCAGCCCAAAGAAAAGCCACGACACCTTGGCCACCCACCCAGCCACCAGCCAGCCACGAAAAAGATCGACGAAGACCGGGAGAAATATCACCAGATGTCCTGCAGGAAAATAAAGATCACTACCCAGAGGGCACCGAAAACCGGAGGTTAAAAATCAGATGGCGGTCGGCAATCTCATATTTCACCCTCACCCTCTCTCCGAATTTTCCCCTCTACCGTCCCATCTCTGACCCGGTCCAGCAACTCGATCAGGAGCGGAAAATCAACCCGATACGAGCGAAGAGATCTGAATCCGACCATCGGGCGGATGGGCGGGAGGCTTGCCGAGCGTCGGCTCCCGACGGTTCCGGACCGTGCCGGAATTAATTCACCTCCTCTTTCGCTTCAGCGACAGGCGAAAAGCCCGCGACCACCTGGCCGATCTCGGTCGGGCCGTTTACCTGCGGGTTCGGGTTTGCATTTCCCGCGCCCGCCCATCCGGCGGCCGTGCAGTGAAGCGGGTTGTGATGACCTCGGCGGCGAACGCCGCAAGCCCATCGTCCGGCGCGGATGAACCGGGACGTCTCCTTGCGCAGCCTTGCCGAAAGAAGAGATCGCTCGCGTCTCGTGGGGCCGCACCGACGTCGAGGGCATCGGCTCCGCCAGTCAGCTGTCGCCCAGGGTCAGGTCGCCGGAGGTCCGCCCGAACCGTTCGGCCAGGAAACGGCTCTGGACGGCCAGCCGCTGGGACGCGTCCCAGGCGGCCGACGTCGTGACGTCCTCGGCCGCGGTGGCCAGCAGCTCAAGCTGCTCCAGCAGCAGCTCCCTGGCGGTGAGTCGGCCGTCGACCAGATGGCTGTCGGCGAACGCGCGGGGCAGCTCCAGGTAGGCCTCGACCGAAGTCGGCAGGTAGTCGACCACCATCCGCTCAACCACGAGCGTGTCGGGGGAGCCGGCCCGCAGCAGCGCCGGGCGTTCGAGCAGATCCCGTAGGCCCAGGGTGACCTTTCGGTAGGCCGTCTCGACGTCGGGCGGCAGTTGGTCGAGGAACCGCCGGTCGTGGGCGGCCAGGTCCGACCGCAGCTCCTCCGGGTCGCGAGGCGGAGGCAGGGCACCCGCCCGGCGTCTGGGCGCGGGTGCGACCAGGGCTCCGATCGCGTACAGGGCGGTCACCACGAACGGCCACTCCGGGGCGCCGACGACGCCACCGAAGAACAGGCCGAGCCCTCCGGACGCGGCCACGCAGCCGGCGATGTTCTTCGCCGAGCCGGCGTAGTCCAGGGCTCGTTCGGTGGCCGAGCGATCGTGCCGGGCCGAGCGACCGGGGCGCACTGGACGGCTGTGCCGGGCCGAGCGACCGCGCCGGTCACTGGTAGCCACGGATCTCCTTGAACACGGCGGGCAGCGACGTCGACCCGGCGTCGAAGACCGAGCCGCCGGTTTCGTCGGCGATCTGCTGGAGCGCCTTCGGGTCGGCGTCACCGAACAGCACGGTGAACGTCGGCACGGCGCGCGCGGCCGGCGACAGCGAACGGTGGTGCGCCAGGAAGTCGTCGGCGGAGGCGCCGGTCGTGTTCTCGCCGTCGGTCAGCAGGACCACGGAGGTGTAGTACGTCCCGTCTCGGGCCAGGTCGCCGGCGGCCCGGTCGTAGGCGGCCCGCAGGGCCGAGTAGATCGCGGTGCCGCCGCCGGTCGGGAGTCCCTCGACTTCCTGACGCAGTGCTCGCAGTTCAGCCGAGTCCGGCGAGGGATCGGTGACGGCGATGTCCTCGATCCCGTTGACGGCGTCGGAGAACCGCACCAGAGTGATCTTCTCCCGGGCCCGGAAGCCGGTGAACCGGGAGGTCAGGGAGGAGTCGGCGCCGGTCAGCCCGATCAGGGCCGACCGCAGGGCCTCGATGCGGTCGCCCTCCATCGAGCCGGACAGGTCCAGCACGAAGATCGCGTGGGTGGGGGCGCGGAAGTTGTTGAGGTAGGCCAGGATCAGCTCGTCGGCGACGGCTGCCGTGCCCGGGAAGGGCAGCTCGACCTGGGTGCCCCCGGTGGTGAACCGGGTGTCCAGCGGCACTGTGGGGGTGGCTGGCCGGCGGTTGGTCTGGTCCTGCAAGCGCTGTTGCACGGCCGGGCCGCGCAACCAGTCGGCGACCCGCTGGTAGGCGTCCCGTTTGGCCGGATCGAGCAGCAGCAGCGGGTAGTCGGCGGTGATGATCCCGTCTTTCGGGAAGATCAGCTCCAACGGTTCCCGCAACCGGTGCGAGGCGTTCAGGGACAGCAGCACCGACTCGTAGTTGATCAGACCGTCCAGGCTGTCCTGCTGGCCGACATAGGCATCGCTGAGATAGCCGGAGCTGCCGCCGGTCAGCTTCTGGCCGGAGAAGAAGTCGGTCAGCTCCGTCGGCCTGATGTCAGCCGAGGTCAGGGCGTCGGCCTTACCGGCCAGCGCCGCCGCCACCCCGACCAGGGCCGAGAATCCGGAGTTGGACGACGCCGGGTTGGTCATGCCGTAGCGCAGCTTCCCGGCCCGGGCCGCGGCCGCGATGTCCTTCCACGTCACGTTCGGGTTTCCGGACCAGCCGAGTCGGCGGGCCGTCGACTGGCGGACGCCGAGGACCACCGGCGAACGCATGATCGAGGTCCGGGCGACGGCCGCGTCCGCCCCGCCGGGCAACAGGCGCAGATAACGGTCCGAGGAGAACCAGGCCAGGTCCGTGCCGGCCTGGCGGCGGCCGATCCGGTCGGCCCCGTCCAGCGTGCCGGTGTAGGTGAGGGTGAGCTTGACGCCGGTGTCGTGGCGCAGGTCGTCCAGCATCGGCTCGATGTCCTTCACCTCCGAGCCGGCCAGGACGGTCAGCGTCGTCTTCGGCCCGGCCCCGGCGGCCAGCGGCGGCTCCTCGTCGGAGCAGGCGGGCAGCGCGGCGGCGGCCAGCAGGGCCAGCAGGGCCAGCGCCAGGACACTGCGCCGGGCACGGATGCTCATCAGCCTCAGCTCCCCGCCGGCCCGGCAATGTCAGTGATCATTTTTTCCATGATGTCGTAGGTAGGAGCGTCGACGACGTTCACCAGTGGCGGCGGCTCCGGGATCCCGTTGTCCCGGGCGAAAGCGCTGGCATAGGAGCGGTCCGCGGTACGGAAGCCGTGGCGGACGGCCAGCCGCAGCAGGGTGGCGTCCCCGGTCAGGAGCTCTCCGAGAGCCCGACCGCCGGCGGTGAGACCGACCAGGGTGTGCTTCGAGTAGCTCGTCGGCGACGGGTACATCAGCACCATCTGGGGCGTGGTCGTCTTCGCCACCTGGGCGGCCAGGAACTGCGCCTCGTAGATCATGACCATCGGCCGGGCGCCCATGCCGCCGCTCAGATAGTCCTCGAAGGGCCCCTCGCTGGAACCGTCGGTGAAGCCCTGCTTGGTGAAGGCCGGGGCGAGGAGCCCGGCGACGCGATCGGCGGTGGCCGGATCGGCGACGATGTCGTTCCCGTTCGCCGTGTACGACATGAGGGCGAGGTACATGGCGGCGGAGTTCGAGCTGCGCAGGTCGGTGGAGGAGATGAGCACCGACTTGTCCGTCGGGAACACCGTGTTCCCGGTCAGCTGCGACCACCTGACGTTCTGTCGCAGCGCGTCCAGATACTTCGCCATGTCGAGCTGGTAGTAGTTGTCGTTGATCTTCTGCGCCAGATTGTTGGTGACCAGCAGTTCGGCGAGTGGCTGGAAGGTCGCGATCGCCATCGGGCTGAAGAACGGCACGTAGCCGCGGCCGCCCGTGTCCTGGGCGATCCGGCTGCCCTGGGGGGCCCCGGACGGGAAGGCGAAGTCGTAGGCCTTGGGATTCTCCTTCACCTGCGCCACGATGTCGCGGGAGCCCGCGTAGTCGACCTCGACGCGGTAGCCGGCCCGGGCGAACGCGGCCACGACAGCAGGGTCGTCGAAGAACGGCTGCTTCTCGGATCCGGCGATCCCCCGGACCACGATCACGTCGGGCCTGCCGCCGCCCGTCTCCGATCCCTGGCGGGAGACGACGACCGCGACCACCACTCCCGCCAACAGCACCGCCGCGAGCACCAGGCCCACGGCCCGGCGCGCACCGTTCACGTCGCGTCCCCAGCCTTCCCACGCACGCTCGCGCGGGATCCGGTCTCGCCTCCCGCGCCACCCACAAGGACGAGCCCGATGATGCCGGGAGCCACTCGAAACCACCGTGATCAATCGTCAACCCGACTACGAGGAAGCGATAATCCGCCTGGAGTTCACCCGCGCATCACGCACCGGACACCCTGACGCCACCGCAGGCCGAATCACCCCGCCGGCGCCGTCACCTGAGCGCCTTCTTTCAACCACCCCGCGAGCCCCGCCGGATCCGGTGGGGCGTCCGCGCAGGCACGGGCATACAAGGTCATCATGTGACACAGGTCCGGGCCGACGATCCCCGACGAGTCGTCCGATTCTGCGCCGTCATCGATGGCTCTGGCGCGCCCGGCGAGTACTGCGCGGAGATCATCGAACCCGATCGGCAGCGCATGGGCCAAGGCGCACCGAGCCGCTGCCGTTCTCGCCGAGTCGCAGTGCGAGTCCGTAACCGACCAGCACAACGAGGTGGAGCAGGAAGAGCCAGAAGCCGACCGCGACGGCCGCGCCCACCGGATAGAAGCCACCGAACGGCAGACCGAGATCCAGGGTGAACGGCAGGAAGAGCACGAACCCCTGCACGAACCCCGCGATGAAGGATCCGGTCGTTCCCGCCACGCACAGCGTCGCCGTCCAGGTCGGCCGGCCCGGGCCGAGCACCCGGTAGACGAAGGTCAAGGTCGCGGTCAGTACCAGCCAGTCGACCATGAACGCGACGACCGCACCGAGAGCCGCCGAAAAGCCGCTGTCGGCGAACAGCCGCGCCAGCACCGGCGTCACGAGCAGCACCGGAAGCAGCAGCACCGGCGCGGCGGCCAGAAACGGCAGCACGCTGAGGCGGCCGCGCCATCCGACCAGGTCCTCGCGTCGTCCGGCGAGCCGCACGAACGCCCGGCGCAGCCCTTCGCCGTAGAACGTGGCCGGAACCGCCGCACCCGCCACGACCAACGGCGACATCGTCGTCGCGGCCCGGAACGCCATGTCGACGACCGCGGGCGCGCCCAGACCGCCGGGCAGGGCCTCAGCCAGCGAGCTGCCGAGCTCACAGGTGCGCGCTTCACCGAGCAGCCGGTCGATCATGCTGATCGCGACCAGCACGCCCGGGATCAGCGCGATCGCGGCGTAATAGGTGACTCCGGCGGAAATCAGCGCGAGATCGTGTCCGCGCAGGCCGTCGACGACATCCCGCCCAGCGCGACGACCTGCCGGGCCGTTCTTGTCAGGACGCCTTCCATACCGACAGCGTCTCAGCGCAACGGCCCGGCCCTTGCGCGCCCCTCGCCCTCGCCGCCGCCTGCCCGGTCGCCGTCCTCGCGGGAGTGGGCGGACGGGACATCCGGCCGTTCCCGTCGCCCCAGGGGCGGACGGACACCAGGCGCGGAGGCGCCATCGCCGCCCACACCAGCGGATGGGCGCCGTCGTCGGCGTCGTCGGCGGGGCCGGGGGGCGGGGCGGGGCATGGCCGGCTACGGGCCCGGAGTGGTGACGGCTCGGGTGATCGGGGCCAGCAGCGTGGCGGCGCGGTCGACGGCGGCCGGGCCGAGGGCGTCCCACACCGGGCTCGCGAGGCGGTCCGTCGTCGCCTCCAGCTCGTCGGCGGCGGCCAGGGAGGCCTCGGTCGGCGCGTCCTCGGGGTCGAGCCAGCCACGGGCCCGCAGCCGGTCGGCCGCGGCCGACCACTCGTCCTCGGTCCAGCCCCGGATCCGCTGGTAGAAGGCGCGGTCGGGGCCGCCCCGGCTGGTCCGCCAGACGAGACTCTCCAGGCCGTCGACACCGGCGGTGACCAGTGCGGCGGCGTGGCCGTCGCCCCGGTGCTCCCGCAGGACGGTGGCCGCCTGCCAGACGGTGCCGAGCGGGTCGTCGGGCCAGGGCAGCGCGGCGTTCGCGGCACCCAGCACCCGGCCGGCGACCGACACGCGCTCGGCCGCCGAGCGCAGCAGCGTGGCCAGTTCGGCCAGCTCGTCCGCGGCGGTCGCCGCGACGTGCGGAGCGAGTGCCGCGCGGGCGCCGTCGAGCCGGACGGCCAGTGCCTTCTCCGGGGGGATCCTGGTCCAGACCTCCGGCACCGCCCTGGCCACCATGGCGGGCGAGTAGCCGTAGAAGGCCGCGACGACCGGCCCGGCCTCGACCGGCCCCAGCGGTGCCGACCGGCCGGCGAAGTAGGCCCGCCACGGGCTGCGCAGCCCGGCGTCCGCCCACACCGCCAGACTGGCCGGTGTGGAGAAGCTGACCACGTGCACCGGTTCGAACAGCTGCCACATTCTCCGCGCCACGGTCATCTCGGCCATGAGC carries:
- a CDS encoding SCO6745 family protein, which produces MAEMTVARRMWQLFEPVHVVSFSTPASLAVWADAGLRSPWRAYFAGRSAPLGPVEAGPVVAAFYGYSPAMVARAVPEVWTRIPPEKALAVRLDGARAALAPHVAATAADELAELATLLRSAAERVSVAGRVLGAANAALPWPDDPLGTVWQAATVLREHRGDGHAAALVTAGVDGLESLVWRTSRGGPDRAFYQRIRGWTEDEWSAAADRLRARGWLDPEDAPTEASLAAADELEATTDRLASPVWDALGPAAVDRAATLLAPITRAVTTPGP
- a CDS encoding diacylglycerol/lipid kinase family protein, which gives rise to MSRSRRVAASAALVSFAAAVVVIFVRLIDRPIALPVSVAAVTIVLVAGWTALVGRGLRRLSAAVVAAFTLGGLIAFGGVVGLTTVLVTACLLVTSGTAARGAFGRHRPKGLMVGAARYGVLLVNPRSGGGAADRHDLAQEAARRGITVVTLTEGADLRSLAEDAADRGADVVGMAGGDGSQALVADVARRRGLAFVCVPAGTRNHFALDLGLDRTDVVGALDAFDLAVEQRVDLGQVGDRVFVNNVSFGVYAEIVQSDSYRDAKMGTAAAMLPDLLGVDRAPWDLRFTGPEGRAGSTADVLLVSNNAYQLHSLGGFGTRPRLDSGRLGMAALCVDRARDLPALVALESMGAISRFHGFHQWTSPTMRIDSARPVSVGVDGEALCLPPPLNLRSLPAAVRVRIPLHAPGVPAVRPGVRGMFPALIRIAVGRPPA
- a CDS encoding vWA domain-containing protein; translation: MSIRARRSVLALALLALLAAAALPACSDEEPPLAAGAGPKTTLTVLAGSEVKDIEPMLDDLRHDTGVKLTLTYTGTLDGADRIGRRQAGTDLAWFSSDRYLRLLPGGADAAVARTSIMRSPVVLGVRQSTARRLGWSGNPNVTWKDIAAAARAGKLRYGMTNPASSNSGFSALVGVAAALAGKADALTSADIRPTELTDFFSGQKLTGGSSGYLSDAYVGQQDSLDGLINYESVLLSLNASHRLREPLELIFPKDGIITADYPLLLLDPAKRDAYQRVADWLRGPAVQQRLQDQTNRRPATPTVPLDTRFTTGGTQVELPFPGTAAVADELILAYLNNFRAPTHAIFVLDLSGSMEGDRIEALRSALIGLTGADSSLTSRFTGFRAREKITLVRFSDAVNGIEDIAVTDPSPDSAELRALRQEVEGLPTGGGTAIYSALRAAYDRAAGDLARDGTYYTSVVLLTDGENTTGASADDFLAHHRSLSPAARAVPTFTVLFGDADPKALQQIADETGGSVFDAGSTSLPAVFKEIRGYQ
- a CDS encoding YhjD/YihY/BrkB family envelope integrity protein, whose translation is MRGHDLALISAGVTYYAAIALIPGVLVAISMIDRLLGEARTCELGSSLAEALPGGLGAPAVVDMAFRAATTMSPLVVAGAAVPATFYGEGLRRAFVRLAGRREDLVGWRGRLSVLPFLAAAPVLLLPVLLVTPVLARLFADSGFSAALGAVVAFMVDWLVLTATLTFVYRVLGPGRPTWTATLCVAGTTGSFIAGFVQGFVLFLPFTLDLGLPFGGFYPVGAAVAVGFWLFLLHLVVLVGYGLALRLGENGSGSVRLGPCAADRVR